A single window of Columba livia isolate bColLiv1 breed racing homer chromosome 16, bColLiv1.pat.W.v2, whole genome shotgun sequence DNA harbors:
- the PSMA7 gene encoding proteasome subunit alpha type-7, with translation MSYDRAITVFSPDGHLFQVEYAQEAVKKGSTAVGVRGKDIVVLGVEKKSVAKLQDERTVRKICALDDNVCMAFAGLTADARIVINRARVECQSHRLTVEDPVTVEYITRYIASLKQRYTQSNGRRPFGISALIVGFDFDGTPRLYQTDPSGTYHAWKANAIGRGAKSVREFLEKNYTDEAIETDDLTIKLVIKALLEVVQSGGKNIELAVMRREQPLKILNPEEIEKYVAEIEKEKEENEKKKQKKTS, from the exons ATGAGCTACGACCGGGCCATTACCGTCTTCTCCCCGGACGGGCACCTCTTCCAGGTGGAGTACGCGCAGGAGGCGGTGAAGAAGGGCTCCACGGCG GTTGGAGTAAGAGGGAAGGATATTGTTGTTCTTGGTGTGGAAAAGAAGTCTGTGGCAAAACTTCAGGATGAAAGAACTGTACGGAAGATCTGTGCTCTGGATGACAACGTCTGCATGGCCTTTGCAG GGCTGACGGCTGATGCCAGAATAGTTATAAACAGAGCCCGTGTGGAGTGTCAGAGCCACAGGCTGACCGTGGAGGATCCTGTCACCGTGGAGTACATCACGCGCTACATCGCGAGTCTGAAACAG AGGTACACGCAGAGCAACGGCCGCAGACCTTTTGGTATCTCTGCTCTTATCGTGGGATTTGACTTCGATGGGACCCCCCGGCTGTACCAGACCGACCCCTCTGGCACGTACCACGCTTGGAAG GCTAATGCCATTGGCAGAGGAGCCAAATCTGTGCGAGAGTTTCTGGAGAAGAACTACACTGATGAAGCCATTGAAACAGACGATCTCACTATCAAGCTTGTCATCAAGGCTCTTCTGGAG GTGGTGCAGTCTGGTGGGAAGAACATCGAGCTGGCGGTTATGAGGCGAGAGCAGCCGCTGAAG ATCCTAAACCCTGAAGAAATTGAGAAATATGTTGctgaaattgaaaaagaaaaggaagaaaatgaaaagaaaaagcagaagaaaacatcaTGA